GCGGTATCCAGAATCGGATTAATCAGCAAGCACCCGGAGGACGACATGAAATGTCCGCGATGCGGAACCGAAAACGCTTCTGAGAACGCCTACTGCGTCCGCTGCGGCGCGAAACTCGACGCGGCGGTGTTATTGCCCGGCTTGCGGCCAGGCAAACCGGGCGGACTTCTCATATTGCATGAAGTGCGGCGCTGCGCTGGCGGCGGACGGCGGCGCCAAGAAGCCCGCGGCGCCCGCGCCCGCCCCTGCGGCCCCCGCGCCGGCGCCGACGATTATCATCCAGCAGGAACAGAAGAAGCGTCCGGTATGGGCGCTGCCGCTGCTCGCGACCGGTCTGCTGATAACCTTGCTCTGCCTTGTGCTGG
This DNA window, taken from Anaerolineales bacterium, encodes the following:
- a CDS encoding zinc-ribbon domain-containing protein: MKCPRCGTENASENAYCVRCGAKLDAAVLLPGLRPGKPGGLLILHEVRRCAGGGRRRQEARGARARPCGPRAGADDYHPAGTEEASGMGAAAARDRSADNLALPCAG